The DNA window TATGTTACAAGCAATCAAACGTCATTTCAGTCCTATTCACCGTATTTACCAATACCATGAGTTGGGAGCACAAAGAGGCGATTGGCCAGAGGGGCTAGCCCATTTTTTTGCTACGCCGTTACCCGATGTGAAGGAGTTTATCGGTGAATTGTCGCTGTTGGCGTTTGATTTTGAAACCTCAGGTGTGGACGCGCAACACGATCAGATTTTGAGTATCGGTTGGGTGCCTTTAGCTCAGCAAACCATTGATATTGGCGCCAGTGAAGAGCTGTTTGTGCGTCACACTGAATACGTTAATGCCCGCTCGGCTGAGATTCATCAATTGACGCCTCATGCGTTAGCTAACGGCATCGAACTTGACCAAGCGATGGATCAACTCTTTGCCCAACTCGCGGGTAAAGTGGCCTTGGTGCATGGCGCTTCCATCGAGAAAGCGTTTATTGATCACTATATGCAAACGCGTTTTGGTTTTGAGTGCCTGCCTTGCTTGTGGGTGGATACGTTAATGATTGAGAAAGAGCTCACTTTTTCTGGAAAAACTCACGCTCATACCAGTTTACAGCTCAGTGATTTGCGCGCAGATTATCGGTTACCGAATTACACCGCTCATTCGGCAGGGATCGATGCGTTAGCGACTGCTGAGTTATTGATAGCCCAGCTTAAAACCATTTTTAAAGGCCATTCTCCTCGCCTAGAAAAATTAATTTGTCGCTAATTTCCAACATCGCGTAACGCCTTTGATTTATTGACAAATAACACTTTGATTCTATGGAACTAATTTGTTTCAAAATTTCGATTAGTAATTTTTGTCAATAGGATTATGGTTACGAGTTGTGGGGAGGCTTAACGCTCGCTATAAACCGCTTTTTCGTCGTTTTGGAGTGTAAAGTATGTCGTTAGATAAACTGATGACTGCTATTGCTGATCAAGGTTGGTACGTTTGGGATGATTTCCTGACGACGCAACAAGTTCGTGAGTTACGTGAGACCATTCCTGCCAATTGGAATAAAGCTAAAATTGGCCGTAATGATGACGCTCATCGTGATAGTGAACGTCGTAGTGACAAAATTCAGTGGTTGAAGACCGATATGGGTCTGCCAGTGCAGGACTATCTCGAAAGGATGGAGCAGATTCGACTGCAAGTGAACCGTGAATTTTTCTTAGGCTTGTTTGAGTACGAAGCGCATTTTGCTAAATACGAAGCCGGTGATTTCTATGAAAAACACTACGACTCTTTTCAAGGTAATACCAACCGTCGACTGACGACTGTTTTCTATCTAAATGAAAATTGGACGGAGGAAAACGGTGGCGAGCTTAAAATCTACGATAAACAAGATAGGTTGATTGATACACTTGCACCTCAAGCTGGGCGATTGATTGTGTTCTTGTCGGAAGAGTTTCCGCATGAAGTGTGTGTTAGCCATGCGCAGCGTTACAGTATCGCTGGATGGTTTCGCATTAACGGTGTGACGGAAGATCGCTTAGATATTGCCCGCTAAATGTGAGGTGGTCTCGGAAGATGAGGGGCGTTGACCCTTAATGATTCTTCGATGCTCGTCGACTGATTGCCAAATCGCTGTTTCCTTCCTGGTAATCATGTTGACCAATACCGCGCTTTATCACTAAAGCGCGGTTTTTTTATCGCTGTGTTTTTATTCTTTTATTGGCTTAATAACCATTCAGTAGTCAATGCAAAGAGATGAAGCTAGTTGTTTCTGATGCGGTTAAGGTAGTCGTTTTGCAAAATGTACATGCGCTTAACGTCTTGATAGCGACCATTAATGAAGAACTCCTGCACCAGATGCCCCTCCTCGACAAAACCACATTTATCATAGAGATGCACTGCTTTTTCATTCTCCACCGCAACGTGTAAGTAGATTTTATGCAGGTTCAAAATAGTGAATGAGTAGTCGAGCGCTTTGTTGATCAGCGTAGTCGCAAAGCGTTTGCCCTGATGGTCCGGTGCAATAATAATTTGGAATTCAGCGCTACGGTGAATGTAGTTAATTTCAATCAGTTCCACTAACCCTACGAGCTCTTTGTTTTCGTTCTCTACCACAAAGCGTCGCTCAGCATTATCGTGGATATGCTTGTTGTAAAGCTCTTCCAACTCGTCGAACGACTCGTAAGGCTCTTCAAACCAATACGCCATAATGTTGCGGTTGTTATTTAAGTCGTGGATAAAGCGTAAGTCACCACGTTCTAAAGCACGTAAACTTAGGGTTGTACTCATAGGCAATTCTCAATTATTCCTTGTCAAAACTATCAACCACAATGGCACCCATTGAGGCTGGCATACTAATTACGATAATCCGTTTTAAAGCGACGATGGGCTCACTCAGTAAAGGCAATTTGTCTAACGACAGTAGAACCAGCGCCACCACGATTGCGGCAATTGAGTAAGCAATA is part of the Vibrio porteresiae DSM 19223 genome and encodes:
- a CDS encoding exonuclease domain-containing protein is translated as MLQAIKRHFSPIHRIYQYHELGAQRGDWPEGLAHFFATPLPDVKEFIGELSLLAFDFETSGVDAQHDQILSIGWVPLAQQTIDIGASEELFVRHTEYVNARSAEIHQLTPHALANGIELDQAMDQLFAQLAGKVALVHGASIEKAFIDHYMQTRFGFECLPCLWVDTLMIEKELTFSGKTHAHTSLQLSDLRADYRLPNYTAHSAGIDALATAELLIAQLKTIFKGHSPRLEKLICR
- a CDS encoding 2OG-Fe(II) oxygenase: MSLDKLMTAIADQGWYVWDDFLTTQQVRELRETIPANWNKAKIGRNDDAHRDSERRSDKIQWLKTDMGLPVQDYLERMEQIRLQVNREFFLGLFEYEAHFAKYEAGDFYEKHYDSFQGNTNRRLTTVFYLNENWTEENGGELKIYDKQDRLIDTLAPQAGRLIVFLSEEFPHEVCVSHAQRYSIAGWFRINGVTEDRLDIAR
- the speG gene encoding spermidine N1-acetyltransferase, which translates into the protein MSTTLSLRALERGDLRFIHDLNNNRNIMAYWFEEPYESFDELEELYNKHIHDNAERRFVVENENKELVGLVELIEINYIHRSAEFQIIIAPDHQGKRFATTLINKALDYSFTILNLHKIYLHVAVENEKAVHLYDKCGFVEEGHLVQEFFINGRYQDVKRMYILQNDYLNRIRNN